From one Brachypodium distachyon strain Bd21 chromosome 4, Brachypodium_distachyon_v3.0, whole genome shotgun sequence genomic stretch:
- the LOC112268917 gene encoding uncharacterized protein LOC112268917, whose protein sequence is MPPPPAISPTAGHPTRSSMGRAPGAEEKSPASSIPGFVFHRLRRLEDCTFLDFQTFPCMFPQGTMPTVRSLHFSFLPRQIFSYGFELSMSHLPSIQQVTADIWCHGANAGEVKFAETEFRRAVADHPNLPTRLINRYGIDRCLEKQKCRLNKDSRPEDLGLSISDMC, encoded by the exons atgccgccgccgccggcgatctCTCCAACCGCTGGCCACCCCACTCGCTCCTCCATGGGTCGTGCTCCCGGCGCGGAGGAGAAGTCGCCCGCCTCCTCGATCCCGGGCTTTGTGTTCCATCGCCTGCGTCGACTTGAAG ATTGCACTTTCTTGGATTTTCAGACATTTCCATGCATGTTCCCACAAGGGACTATGCCAACGGTTCGATCCCTTCATTTCAGTTTCCTGCCACGTCAAATCTTCAGCTATGGCTTCGAACTGAGCATGAGTCACCTCCCTTCGATCCAGCAAGTCACGGCTGATATTTGGTGTCATGGAGCCAATGCTGGGGAGGTGAAGTTTGCAGAGACTGAGTTCAGGCGTGCAGTGGCTGACCATCCTAACCTTCCCACACGTCTAATCAACAGATACGGCATAGACCGGTGCTTGGAGAAACAG AAATGCCGTTTAAACAAGGATAGCAGGCCGGAGGATCTTGGATTATCTATCAGTGACATGTGCTGA